Genomic segment of Plasmodium cynomolgi strain B DNA, scaffold: 1396, whole genome shotgun sequence:
GAAGGAGTAGATAATTTGGGcaatcataaaaattattatgataattGGTGTAAAGGAATTATGAAACTAGtagaaaataatgaagaacGGTACTatgatatatgtataaaactTTTCAGAAATTTAGGAGTATTTCATTCTGTAAATAATACTGCTAAATATAATTCTGAACGTTGTAGAAATTTAAACAGCtggttatattatataataaaggaTTATAATGTTCATCAAGATGATTTTACGCTAATTTTCGAAGCATCTAAAAGTATATTGAAAGAACGTGCTAAGAATCCCTACTGCAGTAACTATTTATATAAGGATAAATATAACGACCcagataaaataataaagttaataaatttggAAGATTATATGAATGATTTTATAAGTATCTTAAAGAATAACGATCATCATAATCACTGTTTATGTctaaaattcattttttgaatgtGCTAAAATATATAGGGATATGATTAAAACCTACTGCGCTGATCCAACAGAAAACAGTTTTACAAAACCCTATACTTGTTATAAATTACAGGAatttaaacaattttttgtatcatatatttataaagaaaataaattcaaagaaaaaataccatCATTAGATGCTGCAGAAAATGTACACTTTCCAACATGCTACGAAGGTGAGCCAGAGCTAGTGACAGAAGAAGCACTTGGACAAAGTGGAACGTACGTTAGTGTTGAAGAATCAAAAAACACTATACCATTTAATGCAACTTCAGTTGTTGGTACAATGGCTGGAAtacctccctttttagctttaatatataaagttAATATAATCTGTACTTGAAATTATAAACAATAAATAACACAAATATAAgcgttatatttttttattctataactacatacatatattaatatatatatatatatattctgtattagtttaccccagTTGGAAGGTGGTTTCggtacaaaattaaaaaaagtacagacatattcaaaaatttagAGGAAAATATAGAAGAAGAGTTATATAATCCTAAACATGCAAATgcaattataaatttatagtCAAGAAAGATATAACGTGGCTTATGAACCAATA
This window contains:
- a CDS encoding hypothetical protein (putative), with protein sequence MKLVENNEERYYDICIKLFRNLGVFHSVNNTAKYNSERCRNLNSWLYYIIKDYNVHQDDFTLIFEASKSILKERAKNPYCSNYLYKDKYNDPDKIIKLINLEDYMNDFISILKNNDHHNHCLCLKFIF